A genomic region of Notamacropus eugenii isolate mMacEug1 chromosome 3, mMacEug1.pri_v2, whole genome shotgun sequence contains the following coding sequences:
- the VAMP1 gene encoding vesicle-associated membrane protein 1 isoform X2, translated as MSAPAQPPTPGAPEGGAPGGGPPPNTTSNRRLQQTQAQVEEVVDIIRVNVDKVLERDQKLSELDDRADALQAGASQFESSAAKLKRKYWWKNCKMMIMLGAICAIIVVIIVIQYKPRRPSVVSTPSVFLVRSVFRRFLSLPCCCCCCCCCLQSGPGSASAAILFTTELIQQLGLGFPQPEKYTSFICVYKLSPPYWKGTHLSHQSAPSILCFSPQSSLALPYPR; from the exons AT GTCTGCTCCAGCACAGCCACCTACACCAGGAGCCCCAGAAGGGGGTGCCCCAGGAGGGGGTCCACCTCCCAATACGACTAGTAACAGGCGGCTGCAGCAAACACAGGCACAAGTGGAAGAG GTGGTAGATATCATTCGTGTGAATGTGGACAAGGTCTTGGAAAGGGATCAGAAGCTGTCTGAGTTAGATGACCGTGCAGACGCCTTGCAGGCAGGAGCATCGCAGTTTGAGAGCAGTGCTGCCAAGCTAAAGCGGAAGTACTGGTGGAAAAATTGTAAG ATGATGATCATGCTGGGAGCCATTTGTGCCATCATCGTGGTAATTATTGTAA TACAATACAAGCCTAGAAGACCTTCAGTTGTGTCCACTCCCAGTGTGTTCTTGGTGCGCAGTGTTTTTAGaagatttctctccctcccttgctgctgctgctgctgctgctgctgcctccagtctggcccaggatctgccagtgcTGCCATTCTGTTTACCACGGAATTG aTACAACAGTTGGGGCTTGGTTTTCCTCAGCCAGAGAAGTATACCagttttatttgtgtgtataagCTCTCTCCACCTTACTGGAAAGGAACCCATCTGAGCCACCAGAGTGCACCAAGCATTCTCTGCTTCTCACCACAATCTTCCTTAGCCTTACCATACCCCA gatAA
- the VAMP1 gene encoding vesicle-associated membrane protein 1 isoform X3: MSAPAQPPTPGAPEGGAPGGGPPPNTTSNRRLQQTQAQVEEVVDIIRVNVDKVLERDQKLSELDDRADALQAGASQFESSAAKLKRKYWWKNCKMMIMLGAICAIIVVIIVTVMTLVLHSADF, translated from the exons AT GTCTGCTCCAGCACAGCCACCTACACCAGGAGCCCCAGAAGGGGGTGCCCCAGGAGGGGGTCCACCTCCCAATACGACTAGTAACAGGCGGCTGCAGCAAACACAGGCACAAGTGGAAGAG GTGGTAGATATCATTCGTGTGAATGTGGACAAGGTCTTGGAAAGGGATCAGAAGCTGTCTGAGTTAGATGACCGTGCAGACGCCTTGCAGGCAGGAGCATCGCAGTTTGAGAGCAGTGCTGCCAAGCTAAAGCGGAAGTACTGGTGGAAAAATTGTAAG ATGATGATCATGCTGGGAGCCATTTGTGCCATCATCGTGGTAATTATTGTAA
- the CD27 gene encoding CD27 antigen — protein MAPRTCWWLWVLGTLVGLSPGVISKHHCPQGQYQVEKGSWCCQLCNPGTFLVRDCDGNGKDPQCKSCIPGFSFTPDHHAQRQCESCRICNNGISIQQCNITTNTVCACPNGQQCQDKECTNCDPQPTYLLSTLQYPIRSTHPATIHQHSTNILSTYYFETTGTSAPTRPAQSTSGTAPSNQVSIYILLILGGLILTILIHGTWLILKKRNRQLKKEQDKKKPIKFCLTGSREDPGPCCPKQEEGSTVPIQEDYRKPDPASHP, from the exons ATGGCTCCTAGAACTTGTTGGTGGCTGTGGGTTCTGGGAACCCTGGTGGGACTTTCACCAGGGGTAATATCCAAGCACCACTGCCCACAAGGACAGTACCAGGTGGAGAAAGGATCATGGTGCTGCCAACTATGTAATCCAG GCACATTCCTAGTCAGGGACTGTGATGGTAACGGGAAGGATCCTCAATGTAAATCCTGTATTCCTGGATTCTCCTTCACCCCAGACCACCATGCCCAGCGCCAATGTGAAAGCTGTCGAATCTGTAATAATG GCATTTCAATTCAGCAGTGCAACATCACTACCAATACAGTGTGTGCCTGCCCCAACGGGCAACAGTGTCAAGATAAGGAATGTACCAACTGTGATCCTCAGCCTACATACCTGCTAAGCACACTCCAGTATCCCATCAGAAGTACACATCCTGCAACCATACACCAACACTCTACCAATATCCTCTCAACTTACTACTTTG AGACGACTGGCACTAGTGCCCCAACAAGACCTGCTCAAAGCACAT CAGGAACAGCCCCATCCAACCAGGTCAGCATCTACATCCTCCTCATCCTCGGTGGATTGATTCTGACCATCCTCATTCATGGGACTTGGCTTatcctgaaaaaaagaaatcgcCAACTCAAAAAGGAACAAG ACAAGAAAAAGCCCATCAAGTTCTGCCTAACTGGATCCAGAGAAGACCCAGGCCCCTGCTGTCCAAAGCAGGAGGAGGGGAGCACTGTGCCTATCCAAGAAGATTACCGAAAGCCTGACCCTGCCTCTCATCCCTAA
- the VAMP1 gene encoding vesicle-associated membrane protein 1 isoform X1, with the protein MSAPAQPPTPGAPEGGAPGGGPPPNTTSNRRLQQTQAQVEEVVDIIRVNVDKVLERDQKLSELDDRADALQAGASQFESSAAKLKRKYWWKNCKMMIMLGAICAIIVVIIVIQYKPRRPSVVSTPSVFLVRSVFRRFLSLPCCCCCCCCCLQSGPGSASAAILFTTELIQQLGLGFPQPEKYTSFICVYKLSPPYWKGTHLSHQSAPSILCFSPQSSLALPYPSMYSLPQTPFSTIRKVK; encoded by the exons AT GTCTGCTCCAGCACAGCCACCTACACCAGGAGCCCCAGAAGGGGGTGCCCCAGGAGGGGGTCCACCTCCCAATACGACTAGTAACAGGCGGCTGCAGCAAACACAGGCACAAGTGGAAGAG GTGGTAGATATCATTCGTGTGAATGTGGACAAGGTCTTGGAAAGGGATCAGAAGCTGTCTGAGTTAGATGACCGTGCAGACGCCTTGCAGGCAGGAGCATCGCAGTTTGAGAGCAGTGCTGCCAAGCTAAAGCGGAAGTACTGGTGGAAAAATTGTAAG ATGATGATCATGCTGGGAGCCATTTGTGCCATCATCGTGGTAATTATTGTAA TACAATACAAGCCTAGAAGACCTTCAGTTGTGTCCACTCCCAGTGTGTTCTTGGTGCGCAGTGTTTTTAGaagatttctctccctcccttgctgctgctgctgctgctgctgctgcctccagtctggcccaggatctgccagtgcTGCCATTCTGTTTACCACGGAATTG aTACAACAGTTGGGGCTTGGTTTTCCTCAGCCAGAGAAGTATACCagttttatttgtgtgtataagCTCTCTCCACCTTACTGGAAAGGAACCCATCTGAGCCACCAGAGTGCACCAAGCATTCTCTGCTTCTCACCACAATCTTCCTTAGCCTTACCATACCCCAGTATGTATTCTCTTCCCCAGACACCCTTTTCCACTATTCGTAAAGTCAAATGA